The genomic window TCATCTATTTCTTAAGAGTCAGTGGTTTGTGTGTAATGTAGGCAGGGCTTCCCCTTGTACAGCAATACCTGTTTCAGTTAGAAAGCTTGGTAAAAGAGCTAATTCCGAAGCTCGGAGAACATTTTACTCAAGAAATGATTAATCCGAGTATGTATGCAAGTCAATGGTTCATCACCGTCTTCTCATACTCATTTCCTTTCCCTTTGGCTCTACGGATATGGGATGTGTTTCTCTCCGAGGTAACTAAATGCGCATCCTTAAAATCTCTTTAACGTTTGTTGTGATCAAAGTTTCATTCTGTTATCTTCTATGGTCATTGTTTCTTAAGGGTGTTAAAATCGTGTTCAAAGTGGGCTTAGCATTGCTCAAGTATTGCCAAGATGAGTTGGTGAGTGAGGTTTATTTACGAGCTGTAAGTTAATTTCGCAAAAccaacctttttaaaaaaattaactctGCAGGTAAAGTTACCGTTTGAGAAACTAATACATGCTCTGAAAACTTTCCCGGAAGACGCAATGAATCCGGATACCTTGCTTCCATTGGCTTACTCTATCAAGGTTCTCTTTCGTTTTCGAAAAGTTAATGTTCTGGTAAAATTTCCATGATAACTCGGGAGAGATATGAAAGAATCAGATTCTCGATATCGACATGATTAACTTGATAGATAATTTAATCTTACTTGTAGTGATTAATTGAGGGCATTGATGTTGTTAAATCTGATGGTATACTTGAAAAACGCTCTCAGCTTTCTTGAATAATCAACaactgtgtttttttgtttgttcatggCAGGTATCAAAGCGTTTGGAAGAACTGACACTGGAGTATCAGAAGACTAATGCCAAACCGGTTCAACCGTAGGAAATCCGGTTGGCAATAACCTGAACCAGAAGTTGGATTCGAATTCGTTTTCTCATCTTATCTTTTCTTGTTggaatatattcttttttcatcATATTGTCAAGTTGGGTGGGAATTTCTTATCAGAAGCTCTCTGATTGTTTTTAGCAATTTcgtggaaaagaagaaggcaTGCTCCAGCTGATgtatagatagagagagagaccagTGTTCCTAGAGAGATATCACTAATGTGAAAAGTAAATCATATTGTTTAAAggtatttttattctttaaggTTCATGGTACCAAACTAGTCCAAAATCTCAGAATTTTAAATACGACTTATGgttgaacaaaaaagatttggaATAAATAATTACACACTGGTCAATAGTGATTGGTTATAATTTTgatacattttatttgttgatttttgacAAATGGTGGACATGAGTCATGAGTGAGTCACGGGGAGGCCCAATTTTGTCATGTAGTGGAGCAGTTGAGAGCCTTTGAGAAAtagaatttgattcttttagGCCCCACGGCTACGCTACCGTGACAGCTCGCCTCGAGTTATCCGCTTCAACGGCACACGTATCTTCTAAACACGTGTCAATCTTTGATTGGTTAATATAGCGTGTTGGCCCATCtctgttttatattttgttgttccGCAAAAGATaatgtcaaaaaataataaagaaacaaatctctaaaattaaaataatttctacTTGCGGCGAAAGGAAAAAgcaaatttgttaaaatagTTGGGGCTATTTATCTGCGGTCAGGAATGGAGATGCTCGCACCTACCGATTCCAACGTAAGTAAATGGTTGAAGGGTAATTTGGGTAAAAACCTCGGAACGGCAAATTGGAAATAATCAACGGCTCAGATAGCTTCACGCGATATAAACGCTAAGGTATAAGGTCAAATACGTAATTGTCAGGGAGCATAACCCTAGTACTTATATAAAGGCACTCTTTCTACCTTTCTTTTCCTCCTCACGAACGCATCTCATTGCTTCATCATTACCAAATCATCAACTTAATCGTTTCTCtcaaatttagggttttctcttttctcgaAAGTCTTGCGGTTTTCTGAATCATCTCTATCTGGTGAGTCTCTTTTTTGAATTGTAGATCTGCGTTTTCTCTCTGTAGATCTGTTCCGTCGTTGAggataatgttttttaatcgGTGAATTCTGGGTTTTTTTCAGGTTTGAGGGTTTCGTTTGATATCTGGAGAAAGGGGTTTCTGGAAACAAGGAGTTCATAATTCGCGATCTTGATCTATCGATcttcatttatatatgtaagtaTCTCTCACGATTGACGTCGTTCTTCGATTGATTCATTAGCCTAGCTAGGTTAGATAGACATCGTTCTTATCGTCCTAGGTTTTGGTATAAGAGATTGATATTCGCATGCATGGTTAGGTTGACTTATACCTGAAACCAACGACTTggtttcgatttttgttttgttacatgTATGATTGCCTATTGTCTTAGGCTTTGTTTTTAGTTATGGATCTGCTATAATAATTGGTTTCTACTCATCATTCGAGATAtacaattgaaaattgaatgGTTCTTATGGTTTATAGATTCGTATTGTCCTGATAAACATTGTTGTGTGATCTTTTGAATACCtggtatttttatttttcatctgatctttttcctttggatttgttttgtctAATACAGAAAAGCGTGAATGAGATTATGATGGAGTCGAAAGGTGGTAAAAAGAAGTCCAGCAGTAGTAGTTCCTTATTTTACGAAGCTCCCCTCGGTTACAGCATTGAAGACGTTCGTCCAAACGGTGGAATCAAGAAATTCAAATCTTCTGTCTACTCAAACGTGAGTTTCCTCTATAATGCTATATCTGATTTCTTCAATCTCTATGGTATCCATTATGTAGTCTCTTCTTAActatgttttgctttttgttgCAGTGCTCCAAGAGGCCATCCTGAGTACCAGCGTGCACCGATCTTCATAATATAGTTATAGCTTTCTTTACTTTCcagtttataattttcttctttcaaagcTCCTTTTCTGCTGGTTCCCGGATCCAATCGTTCTCTCCTCCTACTACAAGTCCTGTCGCTCACACAACAAGGCGAGATGGCCTTATCTGCAATCGGTTTCGAAGGTTACGAGAAACGGCTCGAGGTGACTTTCTTTGAGCCAAGCATCTTTCAAGACTCCAAGGGACTGGGACTCCGTGCTCTGACCAAGTCCCAGCTTGATGAAATTCTTACACCTGCTGCATGCACGATCGTTTCATCTCTCTCCAACGATCAATTGGACTCTTACGTACTCTCTGAGTCCAGCTTCTTTGTCTACCCCTACAAAGTCATCATCAAGACTTGCGGTACCACTAAGCTCCTCCTCTCTATCCCACCACTTCTAAAGCTGGCTGGTGAGCTCTCTCTGAGTGTCAAGTCTGTGAAGTACACTCGCGGCTCCTTCCTCTGCCCCGGAGGCCAGCCTTTTCCTCACCGCAGCTTCTCTGAAGAAGTCTCTGTTCTTGATGGGCACTTTACTCAGCTGGGCTTGAACAGCGTAGCCTACTTGATGGGCAATGATGATGAGACTAAGAAATGGCATGTCTATGCTGCCTCTGCCCAGGACTCCAGCAACTGCAACAACAATGTCTACACTCTCGAGATGTGCATGACTGGTCTGGACAGAGAGAAAGCTGCTGTCTTCTACAAGGATGAAGCTGACAAGACTGGGTCAATGACTGATAACTCTGGAATCAGAAAGATCCTTCCCAAGTCTGAGATCTGCGACTTTGAATTCGAGCCCTGCGGCTACTCTATGAACTCAATTGAAGGGGATGCAATCTCCACGATCCATGTGACCCCTGAAGATGGGTTTAGCTACGCTAGCTTCGAAGCTGTGGGTTACGACTTCAACACCCTTGACCTTAGCCAGCTGGTGACAAGGGTTCTCTCTTGCTTCGAGCCCAAGCAATTCTCTGTAGCTGTGCACTCGAGCGTTGGAGCGAACTCATACAAGCCAGAGATTACTGTAGACTTGGAAGACTATGGGTGCAGAGAGAGGACATTTGAGTCTCTAGGAGAAGAGAGTGGAACAGTGATGTATCAGACGTTTGAGAAGCTTGGTAAGTACTGTGGATCGCCTAGATCTACCTTGAAGTGTGAATGGAGCAGCAACAATAGCTGCAGCAGCGAGGACGAGAAGGACGAGGGAATCTAGCAGAATTTTTCTTCCTAATAACTATTTTCGagctttctgtttttgttctttctttttaaaaaacttattaaGTTCTTATGAATAATGACTTGTGAAGTTTGAGTTCGTCTCCTTCACAAGCAAGTTGTATTGGTGTTTTCTACTTTATGAATATGGGTTTTATATACCTAAAGACTTGTTATGTTATTATTCTTAAATGTTGCTGCTATGATGATTACTATTATCGATTTTTactattatatttgttttttttaacgaTTCGTTGAAAAATAAACGAGATTGACACTAATGTAGCAAAATGTGCAAtattatcttcaaaacattacaaaattcAGTTGtcttaatctttttatttccGATGACAAATTATGGTTACGTAAATAGtactatattaaaaaaaaaagaaaaaaaaagacgaaaataaaacaaaaagggaGAATTTGagtattaaaccaaaaaaaaagggagaaGTGGACTTTTgatcaaaagaagagaacaacTTGCATGAGTAAATTAGTTTTAGAGCtgactatttaaaattttaagaactaaaaagaaagtggtagtataatttaacaaaaggaTGATGACTCATATGAATAATAGTAggcaaaaaaaacttcaaaaccacaatttcttgttttcactTAGAACCTTATTCTGCCATAATTACGTTTagttaaattaagaaaaaattgcttaaaacgACAGtacaagaagaaggaaacattttctttcactCAAAATCCTATTATCGCGCAACAGAGGAGTCTAAGTGAAATAATACCGTGTCGTTTGCGGATCAGAAATCGAGAGAACCACGTATGTGTCTTTTATGTCCTGGTCAAACGGTTATCCAACACGTGGATCCCAAAACTAGCCACCGACTGCAGCAAGTTTCTCGAACCGATGCACGTGTCCTCGACACGTGGAGACTCCCAAGCACGTCTCTGGGTTATAAATA from Arabidopsis thaliana chromosome 3, partial sequence includes these protein-coding regions:
- the SAMDC gene encoding S-adenosylmethionine decarboxylase (S-adenosylmethionine decarboxylase (SAMDC); CONTAINS InterPro DOMAIN/s: S-adenosylmethionine decarboxylase, core (InterPro:IPR016067), S-adenosylmethionine decarboxylase, conserved site (InterPro:IPR018166), S-adenosylmethionine decarboxylase (InterPro:IPR001985), S-adenosylmethionine decarboxylase subgroup (InterPro:IPR018167); BEST Arabidopsis thaliana protein match is: Adenosylmethionine decarboxylase family protein (TAIR:AT5G15950.2); Has 1026 Blast hits to 1010 proteins in 271 species: Archae - 0; Bacteria - 57; Metazoa - 220; Fungi - 150; Plants - 531; Viruses - 0; Other Eukaryotes - 68 (source: NCBI BLink).), giving the protein MALSAIGFEGYEKRLEVTFFEPSIFQDSKGLGLRALTKSQLDEILTPAACTIVSSLSNDQLDSYVLSESSFFVYPYKVIIKTCGTTKLLLSIPPLLKLAGELSLSVKSVKYTRGSFLCPGGQPFPHRSFSEEVSVLDGHFTQLGLNSVAYLMGNDDETKKWHVYAASAQDSSNCNNNVYTLEMCMTGLDREKAAVFYKDEADKTGSMTDNSGIRKILPKSEICDFEFEPCGYSMNSIEGDAISTIHVTPEDGFSYASFEAVGYDFNTLDLSQLVTRVLSCFEPKQFSVAVHSSVGANSYKPEITVDLEDYGCRERTFESLGEESGTVMYQTFEKLGKYCGSPRSTLKCEWSSNNSCSSEDEKDEGI